One Oryza sativa Japonica Group chromosome 8, ASM3414082v1 DNA window includes the following coding sequences:
- the LOC4344846 gene encoding germin-like protein 8-11 precursor: protein MASSSFLLLATLLAMASWQGMASDPSPLQDFCVADMHSPVLVNGFACLNPKDVNADHFFKAAMLDTPRKTNKVGSNVTLINVMQIPGLNTLGISIARIDYAPLGQNPPHTHPRATEILTVLEGTLYVGFVTSNPDNKFFSKVLNKGDVFVFPVGLIHFQFNPNPYKPAVAIAALSSQNPGAITIANAVFGSKPPISDDVLAKAFQVEKGTIDWLQAQFWENNHY from the exons ATGGCTTCGTCTTCCTTCCTGCTCCTCGCCACTCTTCTTGCCATGGCCTCATGGCAAGGCATGGCTTCGGATCCCAGCCCTCTGCAGGACTTCTGCGTTGCCGACATGCACTCACCTG TGCTTGTCAATGGATTTGCTTGCCTGAACCCAAAGGACGTGAACGCGGATCACTTCTTCAAGGCAGCAATGTTGGACACTCCTCGGAAGACGAACAAAGTTGGGTCTAACGTCACACTGATCAACGTCATGCAGATCCCTGGCCTCAACACACTCGGCATCTCAATTGCACGTATTGACTATGCACCGTTAGGTCAAAACCCTCCCCACACTCATCCTCGTGCCACCGAAATCCTCACGGTGCTTGAAGGAACACTCTATGTCGGCTTCGTCACGTCTAACCCAGATAACAAGTTTTTCTCCAAAGTGCTCAATAAGGGTGATGTGTTCGTATTCCCTGTGGGGCTCATCCACTTCCAATTTAACCCTAACCCCTACAAGCCCGCGGTCGCAATTGCCGCACTTAGCAGCCAGAACCCTGGTGCCATCACCATTGCAAATGCGGTGTTTGGGTCGAAGCCACCAATCTCCGATGATGTTTTGGCCAAGGCATTCCAGGTCGAAAAGGGGACAATAGATTGGCTCCAAGCCCAGTTCTGGGAGAACAACCATTACTGA
- the LOC4344844 gene encoding germin-like protein 8-8 precursor translates to MASPSFCLLAALLALVSWQAIASDPSPLQDFCVADKHSPVLVNGFACLDPKYVTADHFFKAAMLDTPRKTNKVGSNVTLINVMQIPGLNTLGISIARIDYAPLGENPPHTHPRATEILTVLEGTLYVGFVTSNPNNTLFSKVLNKGDVFVFPEGLIHFQFNPNPHQPAVAIAALSSQNPGAITIANAVFGSKPPISDKVLAKAFQVEKGTIDWLQAQFWENNHY, encoded by the exons ATGGCTTCACCATCCTTCTGCCTACTGGCAGCTCTTCTTGCATTGGTCTCTTGGCAGGCCATCGCATCAGATCCTAGCCCTCTGCAGGATTTCTGTGTTGCCGACAAACACTCGCCTG TGCTTGTCAATGGATTTGCTTGCTTGGACCCAAAGTACGTGACTGCAGACCACTTCTTCAAGGCAGCCATGCTCGACACTCCTAGGAAGACAAACAAGGTTGGATCCAACGTCACGCTGATCAATGTCATGCAGATCCCTGGCCTCAATACGCTTGGCATCTCAATTGCACGCATCGACTACGCACCATTGGGTGAGAACCCACCGCACACGCACCCCCGTGCCACTGAGATTCTCACTGTCCTTGAGGGAACCCTCTATGTCGGCTTCGTCACGTCTAACCCAAACAACACACTATTCTCCAAGGTGCTCAACAAGGGTGATGTATTCGTATTCCCCGAGGGGCTCATCCACTTCCAATTCAACCCTAACCCCCATCAACCCGCGGTTGCAATTGCTGCACTAAGCAGCCAAAACCCCGGTGCCATCACCATTGCAAATGCAGTGTTCGGATCAAAGCCACCGATTTCAGACAAAGTTTTGGCAAAGGCGTTCCAAGTTGAGAAGGGCACCATCGATTGGCTCCAGGCTCAGTTCTGGGAGAACAACCACTATTAA
- the LOC9272376 gene encoding germin-like protein 8-9 precursor, with protein sequence MASPSFCLFAALLALVSWQAIASDPSPLQDFCVADKHSPVLVNGFACLDPKYVTADHFFKAAMLDTPRKTNKVGSNVTLINVMQIPGLNTLGISIARIDYAPLGQNPPHTHPRATEILTVLEGTLHVGFVTSNPNNTLFSKVLNKGDVFVFPVGLIHFQFNPNPHQPAVAIAALSSQNPGVITIANAVFGSKPPISDEVLAKAFQVGKGTIDWLQAQFWENNHY encoded by the exons ATGGCTTCACCGTCCTTCTGCCTCTTCGCTGCTCTTCTTGCTTTGGTCTCATGGCAGGCCATCGCTTCTGACCCTAGCCCTCTGCAGGACTTCTGCGTTGCCGATAAGCACTCGCCTG TGCTTGTCAATGGATTTGCTTGCTTGGACCCAAAGTATGTGACAGCAGACCACTTCTTCAAGGCAGCCATGCTTGACACTCCTAGGAAGACAAACAAGGTTGGATCCAACGTCACATTGATCAACGTCATGCAGATCCCTGGACTCAATACGCTCGGCATCTCAATTGCTCGCATTGACTATGCGCCTTTGGGTCAGAACCCACCGCATACGCACCCTCGTGCCACTGAGATCCTCACAGTGCTTGAGGGAACACTTCACGTCGGCTTCGTCACATCTAACCCAAACAACACACTATTCTCCAAGGTACTTAACAAGGGTGATGTCTTTGTGTTCCCCGTGGGACTCATCCACTTTCAATTCAACCCTAACCCCCACCAACCCGCAGTTGCAATTGCTGCTCTTAGCAGTCAAAACCCTGGTGTCATCACTATTGCAAATGCAGTTTTTGGATCGAAGCCACCAATCTCAGATGAAGTTTTGGCAAAGGCATTCCAAGTTGGAAAGGGAACCATAGATTGGCTCCAGGCTCAGTTCTGGGAGAACAACCACTACTAA
- the LOC4344843 gene encoding germin-like protein 8-6 precursor — protein MASPSSFCLLAVLLALVSWQAIASDPSPLQDFCVADKHSPVLVNGFACLDPKYVNADHFFKAAMLDTPRKTNKVGSNVTLINVMQIPGLNTLGISIARIDYAPLGENPPHTHPRATEILTVLEGTLYVGFVTSNPNNTLFSKVLNKGDVFVFPEGLIHFQFNPNPHQPAVALAALSSQNPGAITIANAVFGSKPPISDDILAKAFQVEKGTIDWLQAQFWENNHY, from the exons ATGGCTTCACCATCTTCCTTCTGCCTCCTCGCTGTTCTTCTTGCGTTGGTCTCGTGGCAGGCCATCGCTTCTGATCCTAGCCCTCTGCAGGACTTCTGCGTTGCCGATAAGCACTCACCTg TGCTTGTTAATGGATTTGCTTGCCTGGACCCAAAGTACGTGAATGCAGACCACTTCTTCAAGGCAGCCATGCTCGACACTCCTAGAAAAACAAACAAGGTTGGATCAAATGTCACACTGATCAACGTCATGCAGATCCCTGGACTTAATACACTCGGCATCTCAATTGCACGCATCGACTACGCACCCTTGGGTGAGAACCCACCGCACACACACCCCCGTGCAACTGAGATCCTCACAGTCCTTGAGGGAACCCTCTATGTCGGCTTTGTCACATCTAATCCAAACAACACACTATTCTCCAAGGTGCTCAACAAGGGTGATGTGTTTGTTTTCCCTGAGGGGCTCATCCACTTCCAATTCAACCCTAACCCCCATCAGCCTGCGGTTGCACTTGCTGCACTTAGCAGCCAAAACCCTGGGGCTATTACCATTGCAAATGCAGTGTTCGGATCAAAGCCACCGATCTCAGATGATATTTTGGCAAAGGCATTCCAGGTTGAGAAGGGCACCATTGATTGGCTCCAGGCTCAGTTTTGGGAGAACAACCACTACTAA
- the LOC112935981 gene encoding germin-like protein 8-10 precursor — translation MASPSICLLAALLALVSWQAIASDPSPLQDFCVADMHSPVLVNGFACLDPKYVNADHFFKAAMLDTPRKTNKVGSNVTLINVMQIPGLNTLGISIARIDYAPLGENPPHTHPRATEILTVLEGTLYVGFVTSNPNNTLFSKVLNKGDVFVFPEGLIHFQFNPNPHQPAVAIAALSSQNPGAITIANAVFGSKPPISDIVLAKAFQVEKGTIDWLQAQFWENNHY, via the exons ATGGCTTCACCATCCATCTGCCTCCTCGCTGCTCTTCTTGCGTTGGTCTCATGGCAGGCCATCGCCTCTGATCCTAGCCCTCTGCAGGATTTCTGCGTTGCCGATATGCACTCACCTG TACTTGTCAATGGATTCGCTTGCTTGGACCCGAAGTACGTCAACGCAGACCACTTCTTCAAGGCAGCCATGCTCGACACTCCTAGGAAGACAAACAAGGTTGGATCCAACGTCACACTAATCAACGTCATGCAGATCCCTGGCCTCAACACGCTCGGCATCTCAATTGCGCGCATCGACTACGCACCATTGGGTGAGAACCCACCGCACACGCACCCCCGTGCCACCGAGATCCTTACTGTCCTCGAGGGAACCCTCTACGTCGGCTTCGTCACGTCTAACCCAAACAACACATTGTTCTCCAAGGTGCTCAACAAGGGTGATGTGTTCGTGTTCCCCGAGGGGCTCATCCACTTCCAATTCAACCCTAACCCTCATCAACCCGCAGTTGCAATTGCTGCACTAAGCAGCCAAAACCCTGGTGCCATCACTATTGCAAATGCAGTGTTCGGATCAAAGCCACCGATTTCAGACATAGTTTTGGCAAAGGCATTCCAAGTTGAAAAGGGCACCATTGATTGGCTCCAGGCTCAGTTCTGGGAGAACAACCACTATTAA